In Achromobacter xylosoxidans A8, a single window of DNA contains:
- a CDS encoding DUF58 domain-containing protein: MPSAAPSPEVQVRITDLMALEPAARGLGFFSRQPVRSILAGQHGSRLRGRGLDFEELRRYLPGDDLRQLDWRASQRLGKPYVRTYSEERDRPVLLVVDQRMGMYFGSVRSFKSVVAARVAALSAWMAYQAGDRVGGLVFSDAGIDSVRPLRSRERIQALFAAIARRSQSMGADRPDVDASGRLNEALQGALAHAPHDCLVCVVSDFAGADDMSLRLLRSLAAHNDVVATLVYDPLALRLPLRGRLVVTQGELQVEVAADRKQVREPLSDFFSGRLHDVAELLRRSRVPLLSIDTADDTVAQLRRELGRQANRAQARGRA; the protein is encoded by the coding sequence ATGCCCTCAGCCGCTCCTTCCCCCGAAGTCCAGGTCCGCATCACGGACCTGATGGCGCTGGAACCCGCCGCGCGCGGCCTGGGGTTCTTCAGCCGCCAGCCCGTGCGCAGCATACTGGCCGGCCAACATGGTTCGCGCCTGCGCGGGCGCGGGCTGGACTTCGAAGAGTTGCGGCGCTACCTACCGGGAGACGACCTGCGCCAGCTGGATTGGCGCGCCTCGCAGCGCCTGGGCAAGCCCTATGTGCGCACCTACAGCGAGGAGCGCGACCGTCCGGTGCTGCTGGTGGTGGACCAGCGCATGGGCATGTATTTCGGTTCGGTGCGCAGCTTCAAGTCGGTGGTGGCCGCGCGCGTCGCGGCGCTGTCTGCCTGGATGGCCTATCAGGCGGGCGACCGCGTGGGTGGCTTGGTGTTCAGCGACGCGGGCATCGACAGCGTGCGCCCGCTGCGCAGCCGAGAACGCATCCAGGCGCTGTTCGCCGCCATCGCGCGGCGCAGCCAGTCGATGGGCGCCGATCGGCCTGATGTGGACGCGTCTGGCCGGCTGAATGAAGCTCTGCAAGGCGCGCTGGCGCATGCGCCGCACGATTGCCTGGTGTGCGTGGTCAGCGACTTCGCTGGCGCCGACGATATGAGCTTGCGGTTGTTGCGCAGCTTGGCCGCGCACAACGACGTGGTGGCCACGCTGGTGTATGACCCGCTGGCGCTGCGTCTGCCTTTGCGCGGCCGGTTGGTGGTGACGCAAGGCGAGCTGCAGGTCGAGGTGGCGGCGGATCGCAAGCAGGTGCGCGAGCCGCTGTCGGACTTCTTTTCGGGACGACTGCATGACGTGGCCGAGTTGCTGCGACGCAGCCGCGTGCCGCTGCTGTCCATCGACACGGCGGACGACACCGTGGCGCAGTTGCGCCGCGAACTGGGTCGGCAGGCGAACCGTGCGCAAGCCAGGGGCAGGGCATGA
- a CDS encoding AAA family ATPase, protein MTTSNRDSILELERAIARSVLGQGAVIREVLLGLLADGHLLLESLPGLAKTRTVKTLAQHLAAAMSRIQFTPDLLPSDITGAEVLQQDVQGNSRIQFQQGPLFGNLILADEINRAPAKVQAALLEAMEERQITVAGTTHRMPRLFMVLATQNPIEQEGTYPLPEAQMDRFIMKVVLDYPDPDSERQMLAMLRGESRQDAGADSAPLTQEALFACRADIDRVHVSEALDQYLVDLVNATRHPAGQDADLARWIQVGASPRGAIALDKVARAHAWLSGQDYASPDDVRSVARPVLRHRLHLSYDAVADGVSADQVIDKLLDTVAVPA, encoded by the coding sequence ATGACCACGAGCAACCGCGACAGCATCCTGGAACTGGAGCGCGCCATCGCGCGCTCAGTGCTGGGCCAGGGCGCCGTCATACGTGAAGTATTGCTGGGCCTGTTGGCCGACGGCCATCTGCTGCTGGAAAGCCTGCCCGGGCTGGCCAAGACGCGCACCGTCAAGACCCTGGCTCAACATCTGGCCGCTGCCATGAGCCGCATCCAGTTCACGCCCGATCTGCTGCCTTCGGACATTACCGGCGCCGAGGTGCTGCAGCAGGATGTGCAAGGCAATAGCCGCATCCAGTTCCAGCAGGGGCCGCTGTTCGGCAACCTGATCCTGGCCGACGAGATCAACCGCGCGCCGGCCAAGGTGCAGGCCGCGCTGCTGGAGGCCATGGAAGAGCGGCAGATCACCGTGGCGGGCACCACCCACCGCATGCCGCGCCTCTTCATGGTGCTGGCCACCCAGAATCCGATAGAACAGGAGGGCACCTATCCCTTGCCCGAGGCGCAGATGGACCGCTTCATCATGAAGGTCGTGCTGGACTATCCCGACCCCGACAGCGAAAGGCAGATGCTGGCCATGTTGCGAGGCGAGTCGCGCCAGGACGCGGGCGCCGATTCCGCGCCGCTGACGCAGGAGGCCTTGTTCGCCTGCCGCGCCGATATCGATCGGGTACATGTGTCCGAGGCGCTGGACCAGTACCTGGTGGACCTGGTCAATGCCACGCGCCATCCGGCCGGGCAGGACGCCGATCTCGCGCGCTGGATCCAGGTCGGCGCCAGCCCGCGCGGCGCGATCGCGCTGGACAAGGTGGCGCGCGCCCACGCCTGGCTGTCGGGACAGGATTACGCCTCGCCCGATGACGTGCGCAGCGTGGCCAGGCCGGTGCTGCGGCATCGTCTGCATCTGTCCTATGACGCGGTGGCCGACGGCGTGTCGGCGGACCAGGTGATAGACAAACTGCTGGACACCGTCGCGGTGCCGGCCTGA